A genome region from Deltaproteobacteria bacterium includes the following:
- the nadB gene encoding L-aspartate oxidase, with protein sequence MEYRSDYLVLGSGLAGMVFALKAARTGTVHLVTKRTLDQAATDWAQGGIASVWSETDSFESHIADTLAAGAGLSDPKVVERVVCAGPARVQELIDWGVQFSRSDRDEFDLGREGGHSRRRVLHATDMTGHAIQMALMARLKENPNIRIFENHFGVDLITSQRLDRRQGRRSGSRSICYGSYVLNDATGEVDTFLSRTTAIGTGGAGKVYVYTSNPDTATGDGIAMAWRAGCRVANMEFMQFHPTCLYHPKAKSFLVSEALRGEGAILRLADGTPFMERYHPMKDLAPRDVVSQAIDREMKRTGDDCVYLDITHKSAEWLKERFPNIYERCLLYGIDMAVAPVPVVPAAHYTCGGIMTGMTGETDVAGLYAIGEAAYTGLHGANRLASNSLLECAVFAHWASEHAALTYGPGSDFQLPERTIPPWDPGRATEPDELVVVTHNWNEVRRFMWDYVGIVRTNRRLERARRRADNLIGEINGFYWDFKVTPDLLELRNLSRVAMLIIQSARARKESRGLHSTLDYPDRNDEAFGRPTILYP encoded by the coding sequence TTGGAATACCGTTCCGACTATCTGGTGCTGGGGAGCGGACTGGCAGGCATGGTGTTCGCCCTCAAGGCGGCACGCACCGGGACCGTTCACCTCGTTACCAAACGCACCCTGGACCAGGCCGCAACCGACTGGGCCCAGGGGGGCATCGCCAGTGTGTGGTCGGAAACCGACTCCTTCGAGAGCCACATTGCCGACACGCTGGCTGCCGGGGCAGGGCTTTCCGATCCGAAAGTCGTGGAGAGGGTAGTGTGTGCCGGGCCGGCACGGGTGCAGGAACTGATCGATTGGGGCGTCCAGTTCAGCCGCAGCGACCGCGACGAGTTCGACCTCGGCCGGGAGGGCGGGCACTCCCGCCGCCGGGTGCTCCACGCGACCGACATGACCGGCCATGCCATCCAGATGGCCCTCATGGCCCGGCTGAAGGAAAATCCCAACATCCGGATTTTCGAGAACCATTTTGGTGTCGATCTCATCACCAGCCAGCGGCTGGACCGCCGTCAGGGGCGGCGATCGGGAAGCCGGAGCATCTGCTACGGCTCCTATGTCCTGAACGATGCCACGGGAGAGGTAGATACGTTCCTTTCCCGCACGACGGCGATTGGAACCGGCGGCGCGGGGAAGGTGTATGTCTATACGTCGAACCCTGACACGGCCACCGGTGACGGCATCGCCATGGCCTGGCGCGCCGGGTGCCGCGTGGCGAACATGGAGTTCATGCAGTTCCACCCGACCTGCCTGTATCACCCCAAGGCCAAGAGCTTCCTCGTGAGCGAGGCGTTGCGCGGCGAGGGCGCCATCCTGCGGCTTGCGGACGGGACGCCGTTCATGGAGCGTTATCATCCCATGAAAGATCTCGCGCCCCGCGACGTGGTGAGCCAGGCGATTGACCGGGAGATGAAACGCACGGGCGATGACTGCGTTTATCTCGACATCACCCACAAGTCCGCGGAGTGGCTCAAGGAACGATTTCCCAACATCTACGAGCGGTGCCTGCTCTATGGCATCGACATGGCCGTGGCCCCTGTACCGGTCGTTCCGGCCGCGCATTACACCTGCGGCGGAATCATGACCGGCATGACCGGCGAAACTGACGTGGCGGGGCTCTATGCAATCGGCGAGGCCGCCTACACGGGACTGCACGGAGCCAACCGGCTGGCCAGCAATTCACTGCTGGAATGCGCGGTTTTCGCACACTGGGCATCCGAGCATGCGGCCTTAACCTACGGGCCGGGTTCGGACTTTCAGCTTCCGGAGCGAACGATTCCACCCTGGGATCCAGGCCGGGCCACGGAACCGGACGAACTGGTCGTCGTGACGCATAACTGGAACGAAGTCCGGCGGTTCATGTGGGACTATGTGGGTATTGTCCGGACGAACCGGCGTCTGGAACGCGCGCGCCGACGGGCCGACAACCTGATCGGGGAGATCAACGGCTTCTACTGGGACTTCAAGGTGACGCCCGACCTGCTGGAACTCCGCAACCTGTCCCGGGTGGCCATGCTGATCATCCAGAGCGCACGGGCCCGCAAGGAGTCCCGCGGCCTGCATTCCACGCTCGACTACCCGGACCGGAACGACGAGGCATTTGGCCGGCCGACGATCCTCTACCCCTAG